A window of the Comamonas sp. Y33R10-2 genome harbors these coding sequences:
- a CDS encoding roadblock/LC7 domain-containing protein, with amino-acid sequence MKTHTPFVIPAQVIEAGQEILKRVVAPVAGVHIALLCTPDGFEITALRISSDLPTERLSAMAGSLMAMAKAVANEIGQKDCRRLTFETESGTVVFQAVNGSFPAVLCLVVDQNALLGRALWAAGEVSTGFMA; translated from the coding sequence ATGAAGACCCATACTCCTTTTGTCATTCCTGCCCAAGTCATTGAGGCTGGTCAAGAAATTTTGAAACGCGTAGTCGCCCCGGTGGCGGGCGTACACATTGCGCTGCTTTGCACCCCGGATGGGTTTGAGATTACGGCGCTGCGCATCAGCAGCGATTTGCCCACGGAGCGACTGTCGGCAATGGCTGGCTCGCTTATGGCTATGGCAAAGGCCGTGGCCAATGAAATTGGCCAAAAGGATTGCAGGCGCCTGACCTTCGAGACGGAGTCGGGTACGGTGGTTTTTCAGGCAGTGAACGGCTCATTCCCCGCCGTTCTTTGTCTGGTTGTCGATCAGAACGCCTTGCTAGGCCGCGCACTTTGGGCGGCGGGCGAGGTTTCAACCGGGTTTATGGCCTGA
- a CDS encoding ATP/GTP-binding protein, with protein sequence MTAFMPQPGQGLMRVSLLGPMGIGKTTALQSLCGKLMAGSDVPNLDKAAHAKEFTTVGAEFGEIDLGSGERLQLVGSPGQDRFDFVRRWVLSASLGALLMVDVNDADSVDYASEMLTGVAQMDTAPLMILLSCRSATGAQLEAFSAALMAKGHDVVPVVEADPRDRQQMLDALGVLASLLSLQSQAL encoded by the coding sequence ATGACAGCTTTTATGCCCCAGCCCGGTCAGGGCTTGATGCGGGTGAGCCTTTTGGGCCCTATGGGCATTGGCAAAACCACGGCCTTGCAAAGCCTTTGCGGCAAGCTCATGGCAGGCAGCGATGTGCCTAATCTGGATAAAGCGGCTCACGCCAAAGAATTCACCACCGTAGGCGCTGAGTTTGGTGAGATTGATCTGGGCTCTGGCGAGCGCTTGCAGCTGGTCGGCAGCCCTGGCCAAGATCGTTTTGACTTTGTGCGCCGCTGGGTCCTTTCAGCATCCTTAGGCGCACTGCTGATGGTGGATGTCAACGATGCGGATTCCGTCGACTACGCCTCTGAAATGTTGACCGGTGTGGCCCAGATGGATACCGCGCCTTTGATGATTCTCTTGAGCTGCCGCAGCGCGACGGGTGCGCAGCTGGAAGCTTTTAGTGCGGCCTTGATGGCCAAAGGGCATGACGTTGTGCCCGTTGTCGAGGCTGACCCCCGTGATCGTCAGCAGATGTTGGATGCCCTCGGCGTGCTGGCATCGTTGTTGTCTCTGCAAAGTCAAGCCCTATGA
- a CDS encoding ATP-dependent helicase: MSVGLNLAQLQAVHYTEGPCLVLAGAGSGKTRVITHKIGRLIETGLAPRRIAAITFTNKAAAEMRERAAGLIGRQAKEVLICTFHSLGVRMVREDGHILGLKPKFSILDTDDVTGILKDCAGAGTDVATARQWQWTISSWKNNGWDSRKALAMAQDDNERSTALIMQRYEERLTAYQSVDFDDLIGMPMRLLKNHIEVREKWQRLLGHVLVDEYQDTNATQYDLLKMLVGERGHFTAVGDDDQSIYGWRGATLDNLKKLPVDFPQLKIIKLEQNYRSTSAILRAANNVIGPNPKLFPKTLFSELGEGEPVRIVDCDTEEHEAERAVARIQSLRASMNPQPAWKDFAILYRANHQAKPFEKALRKVSIPYKVSGGTSFFDRAEIKDLCAWFRLWINNDDDPAFLRSIGTPKRGIGHTTLGKLGEFSGAHKLSMFGALFNAMLEDALPKKAFESLLEFGRYINDLEYRARHTLGVDASRAFLLDWLKEIGYEQYLYDSEDSESVAAARWSNVLEFCDWMAQRAGGKIEDAAGTTTETEVKSLLEVSQNIALLSTISEREKEQDMVVLSTLHASKGLEWPHVMQVGVTEGMLPFKLDDDNGKQLKVSDETTARLQEERRLMYVGITRAQRSLAVSWTKRRKKGREMVACMPSRFIKEMGLDAATAKEDPREKLRKLREEFAARKAPPAPGAAN; the protein is encoded by the coding sequence ATGTCCGTTGGTCTCAATCTCGCTCAGCTTCAGGCCGTGCATTACACCGAAGGGCCTTGCCTTGTTCTGGCCGGCGCCGGCTCGGGCAAAACACGTGTAATTACGCACAAAATCGGCCGCTTGATCGAGACCGGCTTGGCGCCCCGCCGCATTGCCGCCATCACCTTCACCAACAAAGCCGCCGCTGAAATGCGCGAGCGCGCTGCGGGGCTGATTGGCAGGCAGGCCAAAGAGGTGCTGATCTGCACCTTTCACTCCTTAGGTGTGCGCATGGTGCGCGAAGATGGCCATATCCTCGGCCTTAAACCCAAATTCAGTATTCTGGACACCGATGATGTGACCGGCATCCTGAAAGACTGCGCCGGTGCAGGCACTGATGTGGCCACAGCCCGCCAATGGCAGTGGACCATCAGCAGCTGGAAGAACAACGGCTGGGACAGCCGCAAGGCGCTGGCCATGGCGCAAGACGATAACGAGCGCAGCACCGCTCTCATCATGCAGCGCTATGAAGAGCGCTTGACGGCCTACCAAAGTGTGGACTTTGACGACCTGATCGGCATGCCCATGCGCCTGCTAAAAAATCACATCGAAGTGCGCGAGAAATGGCAGCGCCTGCTGGGCCATGTGCTGGTCGATGAATACCAGGACACCAATGCCACGCAATATGATTTGCTCAAGATGCTGGTGGGCGAACGCGGGCACTTCACTGCTGTGGGTGACGATGACCAGTCCATCTACGGCTGGCGCGGAGCCACGCTGGACAATTTGAAGAAGCTGCCGGTTGATTTTCCGCAACTCAAAATCATCAAGTTGGAGCAAAACTACCGCTCCACCAGCGCCATTTTGCGGGCGGCCAACAATGTGATTGGCCCCAACCCCAAGCTGTTTCCCAAGACGCTGTTCTCCGAGCTGGGTGAAGGCGAGCCGGTGCGCATTGTTGATTGCGACACCGAAGAACACGAAGCCGAGCGCGCCGTGGCCCGCATTCAAAGCCTGCGCGCCAGCATGAATCCGCAGCCTGCGTGGAAGGATTTCGCTATCCTCTACCGCGCCAATCACCAAGCCAAACCGTTTGAAAAAGCTCTGCGCAAGGTCAGTATTCCGTACAAGGTCTCGGGCGGCACCAGCTTCTTTGATCGCGCAGAAATCAAGGACCTGTGCGCCTGGTTTCGCTTGTGGATTAACAACGATGATGACCCGGCGTTTTTGCGCTCCATCGGCACACCTAAGCGGGGCATTGGTCACACCACCTTGGGCAAGCTGGGCGAATTCTCAGGCGCACACAAGCTCAGCATGTTTGGCGCATTGTTCAATGCCATGCTGGAAGACGCCCTGCCCAAAAAAGCTTTTGAGAGCCTGCTGGAGTTTGGCCGCTACATCAACGACTTGGAATACCGCGCCCGCCATACGCTGGGAGTCGATGCTTCTCGCGCCTTCTTGCTGGACTGGCTCAAAGAAATTGGCTACGAGCAGTATCTGTATGACAGTGAAGACAGCGAGTCCGTAGCCGCTGCACGCTGGAGCAATGTGCTGGAGTTTTGCGACTGGATGGCCCAGCGCGCAGGCGGCAAGATTGAAGATGCAGCAGGCACGACCACAGAGACGGAGGTCAAGAGCCTGCTCGAAGTTTCACAGAACATTGCCTTACTCTCCACCATCAGCGAGCGCGAGAAAGAGCAAGACATGGTCGTGCTCTCCACCTTGCACGCCTCCAAAGGTCTGGAGTGGCCGCATGTCATGCAAGTGGGCGTGACCGAAGGCATGCTGCCCTTCAAGCTCGACGACGACAACGGCAAACAGCTCAAAGTCAGCGATGAAACCACAGCCCGCCTGCAGGAAGAGCGCCGCCTGATGTATGTGGGCATCACCCGCGCCCAGCGCTCACTGGCCGTGAGCTGGACCAAGCGCCGCAAAAAAGGCCGCGAAATGGTGGCTTGTATGCCCAGCCGCTTCATTAAAGAAATGGGGCTGGACGCTGCCACCGCCAAAGAAGACCCGCGTGAAAAGCTACGCAAGCTGCGCGAAGAATTTGCCGCACGCAAAGCCCCGCCAGCGCCGGGTGCGGCGAACTAA